TTGATTTTGTATCAAAATGTAATTCACTCCAATTGGATAAATTAAACATTTTGTTTGAGATTAATATGTTAGTTGTAAAGTTTGTTGTGCAACTATCAAACACTTAAGAATAAATTTTTGGCCATTATCAAACTGTGAACAAAGAAGACATCAACCATGATCTCCGAATTAGAAGGCAGAAGCCACTTTGATATGTATATTTCTATGCCCTCTTTTCATCACCCATGTCTAACCTGGCTAACAACTACTGAGAATCAAGTTATGGATTCTCTCCGTCTTACGCCAAAACTTCGCATCAACATCAGCCTTCCAGATCCTAAAAGGCCACCTTTGTTTCCTAAGAATCCATTGCATACAGATATAGTAACCTCCACCAAATTGACAATATATTGTTTGCACAGTTTGCAATTTGCCCTTGGCGATATTATACTAACTGTATCCAGTAAGAAACAACAGGAAATTTGTACAAAATTAAATACGAAACATTGTTTAATTTCACAAAACATTGGGAAACATCCAAGACTCGATTTAAAAGCGTTATCAATGTATTCAAGAGGATTTGAAAGATAGTGCCGTGCCCATATATACCCGAAAAGATTTATGACATGCTGGAAATGCGGTGCATACCTGCTTGATGCCTAACATTTGGTGTCATATATACCTTTGAAACAGGTCAGACGAGAGTAAGCTTTGTCTCTTTAACATATCTATTGATCGATTATCTATGCTTTAATTCTATGCTGGCAAGTTCATGTAACAATTATTCAAGGTGGTGACAAATGCAAGTTATGGGATCTGTGGAGCAAAAGCAAGCAGCCATAGGATTAGCACAGGTCACATTGAACCCACACCAAAAATAGATTATCCCCCACAACTACAAGGAAAACAAACAGACTGGCAAGTGGCAAACATGCATGGTCCATGGATAAGCGAACTTCTTTATGGTCGAATCTGAGTAGTAAAAAAAcggtattttcaaaagaaaaacatataCGATTATGGTATAAAACAACAGATGCGTGATAAATTCGTATTAAGTTACATGTTACCCAAATATATAAGCTCGGAGACATAAATGAATAAAAAAGCAAAGAAACATTAGCAGGATCAAGGTAGTAGCATGTGTCAGTCCCAATTCTCGATTACGACGTCGCCTTCTGAATGCCATATCTTCTCTTAATTGGGCATGTTTCTCTTCTATTTCCCGTATCCAGTCCATGAGATGCATGTGTCGCTCAGCTGGCCTCTCTAGCAATATCCGCACAAAGTTCGAGTGGGGAAGTTGTAGATCAGCTTTCAGGTTACCTAATTTCCGAGCAATTTTCATGATCCCACGTGTTAGACTACTATGTGGTTGATCTAACTCTGGTTGTTGTTCTGATTCTCCATCACGTTCTTGCTCCATAGAACGTTCTTTCAGGCTCCTCGGATATGTTTCCCCACTTTACTGAGAATTAGAAATGGATTAGGAAATCGAATCCATAAGATCCTCGGACATGTCGAGTCCTTATCACTTTATAGAGATAATAGAGGAGGAACCCATAAGATCCTTCCTTGGACACGCCAAACTCTATCAAGCACTAGTTTTGGAAATTCATCGCCTTGATTGGTAAATACAAATTGAATTGTACACACAACTAGCAATGATAGACATTATTGCACTTTCTTTCCGATACTCTGTGTACCGAAGACCGGATTCAAAGAGACTGCCATTCGTGCAAACTAGCAAGCACTTGGAAAAGCAGTTGCATATAGAATACAGTCAGCTGCAACAGATCAACATCCAGCAACACTGAATCAGCCACAAAATTGGCTTAGATGGCTTAGATAGAGTGTGAACAGCAAAAAATTGGCTTTGTAGATCTGTAGGTCGTGGTGTGGATTGAGGAAATAGTCTTGCTGAGGGATTACTAGTTTGTCATGTAACTGCTCTAGCAGGTGAGTGGATTGAAATTTGGTGTTGGGATTGATTGTGCTGATGTGCTGGTATGGGAACTATGTGGGTATTTGCTTGTTCATCCGAGTTCTTCTGACATGATTTATGTGGGAGTTTTAGAGTACGACTAAGTGCAAAATCCATTTTGATAACTTTTTccttcactttcctttgcctttgtgCTGTGATTTGAAGCATTGCTTTCATCAGAGTCTTCTCATAACTTGATTTCATCAACTTGGTAGAGAGTGTTACAGTTGCTCTTTTCCTCCTCatgattgttttcttttttgcACTTCGAATCCTTAGCTGTGACTTATTTTCTCTAACTgtcatttcttcttctccttttttaCTGGAAGGGACTTTTGTAGTAGGAGCAGTCCTGCTtgcttgactttttttttttttttttttttttttttttttttttttttttgatattgatAGTTTTGAAAATCCGGGCTATACTGTGCGTTCTTATGTGCTTCAAACTTGTAGATTCTCTTTCTAATAGCCTTTTCAATGCTGAGAGTGGTTTTTCCTTTTTTCCCAATGCAGAAAGCCACTTATTTGTTTTCCTCAGTAAATTTCGCTCTCTCTTTGTGTTGCTGGGCCATCTCAGTTGTGACCCTTCCTTGAACCTTTGCCAGAGTTATTCTTCCTGTTGGTCTAGTATGGTGCTTAAAATGTTCAAATCCTGGAGGTAATTCAACAAAAGATGTTGTATATAATAGTTGGAAATCAGAGTTAGGGTGTGTTGCAAAGTTCACCACCTCATGAGGTCCATGGACAAAGCGAAAATTGCTTGagtttcttcctctcttcttgaAATCCCTCCCGTTATCAGTTCTAATTCTTTGTATCTTCTGTGGTGGTGTCATCTCCTTTCCATCAGTAAAATGTCTTTTTGAGTGCAGATCTTCTGTTTTTAGCAATGTCTCCTTTAATAAGAACCTTAACTTGAATCCTCGAGCTGGAATAGTATTCAGAGAAGATCCATTTAGTAGAATATATGCCTTATCAGTTAACAGGGATGCTCCCTGCTGATCAGTCTGAGTGTCGCTAGATTCTCCTTTCTGAAAATGTTGTGTTCCTTGGAGCAAATAATTTGATGTGGCTTTGAAAGTTGCAGTTGATATTGCTTGTAGTTGGTCTTCTACAAAGGCTCCATTGTCTTCCATGTGTATGTCCTGGACAGATTTGTGGTGCTGTTGTTGAGGAGTAGTACATTTTTTCTTTGGATGATTGAGTTATTCTGCAGTGCTTACAGAAGCCTTTTGTTAGCTTCTCAAAGAATAATTTTACTTTGAtgacttcgttttttttttccctaTTGACTGGAATGTGGTCCTAAAGCCTTTGATTGACATTTATCTCAACAAGTTCTCGTGGACATGCATGAAAAATTTAGCCGACTCCTTGAGGGTTTATCCACCATGAGACATGTATCCATAGAACTAGCAATATCATATGGTATCTGTCCACAAGAAAGCTCAGGAGGTAGATCCATGAGTCTAGCCCATATAGTTATGATATCCATATTGATTGACGCAGCTGCAACCCCATACAAATATTCTTGGACCAAGACTCCGGAGGTTTTTGGAGGAACCATTTTTTggtaccatggttttttttgggaccacggtcctattaggccacctaccctatAATTATAGGGGGTGttctaaagcattgaaatgactaacctacccttaacctaatttaatttaaaaccaacccaataaccacctatatatatataaccaccacctcctcccaccaccacctcccaccatcgccgattaccaccaacaccaccaacaaccaccgattaccaccaccaccacctccgattatcaccaccaccaaccaccgattaccaccaccacctccgattaccaccaccaccaaccaccaccaatatatatagcttaatttaaaacattaacaaagatattctcacaaacctatTACTTATCAttagtttttggttgaataaatgagaagtaatcattaaaatgagttgaaaatggaagttgcagagaggtttaatggagggttttttttatcagagaaaagttcggttatcaagaattatttttttcttaaccgaactccgagttcggttgattcgcaaaaaaatacttttaaccgaactccagtattagaacaacacaagtccataagttcggttccttcgcaaaataaggatatcaccgaactttagttatgaaaataatgagaagtccacaagttcggttcgttcgcaaaaatgttaagttttctttgtaaccgaactctacctttgaaacttcgtaaccgaactctacctaattcgccaagaaataaatttcgtagtaaccgaacgtttgcctaattgcatatatgcatatataagcccagttcggttgattcgcaaaatatgttgaagtttgcgaaccagctgaacttctaacactacgttacttttaacctgcagttcggttggaagcttggttgcgttgaagtttgcgaactaaccgaacacacaagatgtacccaaataaattgttaagttcaaagttcggttacctaccattttatcctaggtaaccgaacattacactgtacgaccaaaacctccattaacgagcgagttcggtaacctgcgtgtttggaaaacgtaaccgaactacactttcatgtgtgttcggttacatgttcttgacatatggtaaccgaactggcccaaatctacataaaaaaatttattttttttgaaagtttggagcaattcaaccaacattatctaagtttgaagcctacctgggtacccatatacccttcctccggttgtggttggtaaaacccatcgtttttcatgttttctttcttcatcttctctaactttactctctcaataattctatttctttaaaaaaaaaaaccatctgattttttaatatcactaattatctttaacttaattatctcactaatcattacactaactattattaacactaactaatcatcacccaaaattaatcaggaggataatttaagtattaatataaatatctagataaggggtgacctagatttacttctaatctctttacccaaaataaaatcatcgtccccaaaaaatcgttcttttggAGAGAGCATGTTGAACATCAAATTTTGTTTTCAGCCCAAAAACAGAGATGTTATTTTCTGTACCTCTGGAAACCAATGTGATCTCTCGAACATAATCTAACTGCCAAATTTGTTGTACTATTTCAATTGCTTTTTCTTTCTTAACTTGAACTCACACTTAATCTCAGTGATTAATTGATGGTTTGATTGACCTCTGCTTTCAGCAATATGTCCCCCAGACAGTGTAAAAACTTTGTTGATATCAAGTTTTTTGAGCATTTCCTCTGTGTTTTCGGATTGATTCATTGAGGAAAAAGTTGTGGGAAAGTTGAGACAGTCAGATGATATGTTTGTGAAAAAAGTTTTGAGTTTTCTACACCGGCCATGAAATGGCCAACATTGTTACTATTGCAAAAAGCCGGATCCAGAATAACCACTAGAGGAAGTTAACACTAGTTTTGACTAAAGGAGGGGGAGACTCTTGCAATGAGACACCATAATCTCGGGTGTAAATAATAGCCGAAAGTACTCGACCTGCCTGTACCTGCCCGAGTCCGTCTGtatccgaagtagcccaaagtctgttatggcccgtcatggaccacccggcctggcctggattaatttattgggcggtctcgggctttgcaattaattatgatgcctgGCCTGATACCCGgtctggtgcccggcctgaaagccttttaTGTGCCATTAattatttaatatcctcttaaaaagacttaaaagttaccattttataattgtcaattttgtgtcaagaaaaataaaatatatagttgtttttacttataaataaccttttcaaaacattaacggtaatatattttcttattagaaagtttgtTGTActctatttaattatttattataggctaaaattaaaagtttgtcattgtagtttaaatataaaataataatatcagTTACGGTATACAGtgttagaaaggaaaggatattgtattaaaaataaataaatttaaaccatttatttgaaaatttaaacttaaaataaaacagaaaaaaattcaaaatagtgacatgtccggcccgatctgacCTGCttgtataaaaagcgggctttgggcggtctttgggtagcaaattatccacTTTTAcccggcctgcccggcctgaTTTTGTTTACGGgatcacaaatattaagcctgacctgcccggcctgtcttagtttttgggccgggcggcctggcctgcccgaatttacacccctaccaaTACCATAGATAACTGACACATGGCAAAGTTACCCTCAGCAGAGCAGATGGCAGGCAGTAAAGATGGGTAGAAAGTAGCCGGAGATTGAGTTGGTTACTAACAATACGCGGAAGGAGGAATGTGAATAAGTTGATGCTTGGGCGATATTTAAAAGGTTGAAGAGGTAGGGGATAAGGAGCAGGCACAGAGAGTATGGGATGGGTGAAGTACACGATCAATGGAGAAGCAATCGAgttcgttttttttctttttttttccatattGTCAACTGGTTGATTGTGCAGACTAGTAATGAATTTGAAATGGATATTAAACAAACAGCAACAACGAAACAAAAATATAAGTTACAAATCATTTAAGAACCCATGTATTTAGAAAGGTACTTCTTTGCTGATCAAGCTAACCCTCATCCTCATAGTTATGTCACTAGTAAGTTACTAACACGTCCAAAATGATTTACATTTATTTTTTTCGTGAATCAAATCACTtgacaaaagattttattaaaaaaaactaaTGCCAACAAAATTTTATGGTTTGATATATACATTGCAAAAGTTAAATCATGTCCAACTAATATAAAGCATTTGCACGCCGATGATGGACTACATGCTTTACCACTTcataaaaagaaacaacaatgccAACCGATGGACCGGCACGAGCAACTCGTGGCCCTAAACCAGTGAAGAGACCTTTCATTCCTCCGTCTCTGCAGCATACAAGGATTCCATGTTAAAAAAGAAAAGCACAATAGTTGGTttggcaatatatatatatatatctaaaacCTTACCACAATATGACTTATGAACACAAAAATCATTAGACATAAAGGATCAGGAAGAAATTGCACACCTCCAAACCTCCATTAGTGTTTGCCTCGTCGTCATTCTTAATGCTCTGGTTGGGTCCTTCTGGAAAAAAGAAACCATCCCACTTTCACTAATCAGTTAAAAAAGTCGAAGTATAAATTGACATCTAAGACATCTAAAACAGCTACCATACCTACATTTTCTTTTATATATCTATGTTTCAAAATGCACAAATTCGAACATGAACACAAACCTCTATTTGCCTTCGTGTTTTTACAACATCTAGAGGGCATGTGGCAGCAGCTGCAAGGCCTCCAGCAATAAATCCTGCTGCAAAATTGGCCCCAAGGACTCCTGCTACATTGCCTTCGTCACCCACTAGACCAAGAAGCCTTCTCCTGATCTGTAATTGAAAAGTAATGAAAGGTAATTTTCAGAGATAAATAGCAATCAGCGAAGTATATAATTACAATTGCTTTGGAGAATGAAATCTAACCGGCTCAAGCGTTGACCAGCAAATTGCAGAGAAAGGAACATCACGAGCAAGTTGTGCTCCAACTCCTGTCCACAACGTGCGGTATCTTTGCACTGATTACAACAAACAAAATTATTTGAGCAAAATAAGACTAGCTATCCAAGTCTAATTTTTAATATAAACATCAACCAATATTTAAAAAGATTGCAGCTTACAGTTTTGCATGTTATTGGAGTAACCAGAAGATGGGAGAACTCCTTGTAAAGTTTTCAACACACCAGGAGGCTTCGCACCACCTTGGACCTCTTTAAATGCCTAAATcagcaatttaaaaaaaaaaaaaaaaagttattaggCGCCTACACCTGGGGGAAAAATCTTTTTGCTgtcaagtcaaaaaaaaaaaaaactccagtaAATTGATACCTGCATCCTGGTCTTAGCAAGTTCAATAGGATAGCAAGAAATGCAGGCTAATGAGCGTGCCATCGAGCCAGCAACTAAAGGTACATAAGTTGTCAAGTAAGGAGCATTCCTGATGGTAAGATCTTCCATCCAGTTGCGGATGACATCATACATGGGTAAGTATATCGCAACCTGGTTCACAGTTTGAAAATGCAATTAATAATCCGAGATGAAATTTACAAGACACAACATCAGAACATAGCCATGGAGAAAGAAAACCAACTTACAGTTGGTACAGCTAGTGCTAGGCCAGCATTTGTACCCCTCCACAACCTCGCAATTCCTTCCTGCAAAACTCATCCAGTTACCATATGAGCATACAATTAATTTTGGGGATATAACAACCGTGTGACAACTAGATTCTCTTTCTAATACTTTGGTATGAAATGTTCATGTACTAATTCATTAGTTACAAAACAGTTTATGTTAGAAATATGTTTGTGGCTGCTGTTAGTTGTGATCTGAGACAAGGACTGGATTTTGGTTTCTCTCTTACTCTAAGCCAGCAAACAGATCAAATAGACTATCATCGTATTCAACATTTTTCAGTGAGAATGAATACATACCTGTTGAATAATTTTATTGAAAACATCTAGTGTTCCTTTGTACGTAAAGCAATCAGGAGGGCATATAAATGATGGACCAAATAGCGCTGCACGAGCACATGATGGACTACATCTCAAATCCGAGAACATCTGAAACAAGAAATCCAAAACCAAAGTTAAACTTCAAAATCATTGATTTCCACCACAGAATTTAAAAGTTGCATAACTAGTAACTACCAATCACAAATGTATTAACATTGGTGTTCAAGACCCTTGTACGAACAACCATCATCAAATTAGTCAGTGAGACCCCAGAAGAAGAATGAATACATACCCCGCTAGTCCGAAAAGCTGTCATCCGAGCACAAATATATTCTGTTACATTTGAGTATGTAACACCCGCGGCCTGCGCTTGCAATCTTGTCTGCCAAGCACACACACAAAGAATCAGTACATACGGCACACTAAAACAGAAGCAAAAACCACACATACTCAGTAATTGAAGCTCAAAAGCTCTAAACAAAGAATTAACACATAACCCATaacgaaaacaaagaaaaataacctaaaatttGATAAAATTCACAATTCCAATTAACAAAATGAATCATTTTTAACCCAATTGAATCACAGAAACCTAATAAAACACCAAATTGAATACTGGCCAATTCCCATAACTCATCAAAAATCCAACAactcaaaatcaaataaaatttgcACAAACAGGAAAGGAGACAAATGGAGAGAAAGGGGTTTGTATTGAAATTACCTTGGCAACATCAAGAGGATTAACAAGAATAACAGAAAGaacagcagcaccagcagcagaaaAAGTTCTTTCtccaaaccctaaattaacaTCAGCACCAATATTCTTATTCGCAGCCCCAACAGGATCAGGCGGCGGTGGTGTGAAAATAGAATCAGACATTGAAGAAACATTCCCTTCAAAATCAACTCTTGATGCCGCCGCACTCATCCACGATGGAGGCACACTAGGTCTTGAACAAACCATCTCCTTTCAAAATCTCCAAATCCGTATAAAAAACCAATCTTTTTTCCTTCAAATCAATAACCCACCAAAAAATCAACAAAGGGTTTTCGTTAAACAGAAATTAAAATCCTCTTCCAATTAGGTTTTAGAGAAAAACAGAGAAATGggtttttgatgattttgatattttctaggtTTATAGAGGTGGGAAAAGAGGCGTGGCGAGTATGTAGAGATGGTGGGAGTTAGTGCTGATGATGAGATGGACAAGAGTCACAGTCCAAATGTggagagaagagaagagatcgGCTAACGTATTCCTCTGTTTCTGGAGGATCATCAACTCGATCCCTCTCTCTGAGTCACTTTCTAGATTTTTCTGAGGTCGGTATGGTATGATATGTGTTCTTTATGGTCCACAGGAAATGACTAAAGTCATGAGGCTGAAATTTGTTGTTCGTCGCTCAAGTTATGTGGATGGCTGAATATTTTGACTAGCCTAATATGTGGAGATGTGGTTGCCAAGTAAAGATTTTGTGTTCCCCctattgaaataatcaaattaTAAGCAAAGATTCTCGAGTAATAGAGAAAAATACCAGAATACGCCTCAAAAAGTAACTTCTCGACTTAACTAAATCGAGAAGTCAGAAGTTAGGTTACGAACcgaatttcagaattacaaattTCGAAATAGCTGAAAAAAATTGCAAAGTTATTTTGCTTCCAGCTTTGCAATTTTACTTCTGCTTGCCAAACAGGAAGGGATGCACAATGTGGTATTGGGCAATATATTGATATGTGGATTTAAGGGAGGTGGAGTGTTGTGAATTTATGCAACAATATTTTTAATGGGCTCTTTATTGTGGTTATATAGGCATTGATTATGAGATGTTGCAAGGGTGCCACAAGATTGCCATAGGTAAAAAAGGGGTGTAAGTGTGTTTTGCGTGTGTTGTCGTAACTTTGGCCTGGGTAAAAAAAGATCTAGTTGGGTCTGCACGTTTTTGTGTGTGTTTGTGGAGTTTAAATAAGTGAAATCAAATTACAGTTACCGATACCACTAGTTGAATTTTTTACCAGATGTAAAAAGTCTGACAGGAGACAAGATTTCTCTAGGTGAAAGAGGGTTCCATTGGTGTGCAAAGTGTTTTTGCGTGTGCTGTGGTGAATTTGGGGTAGGTAAACTAAAAACCGCTCAAATGGTGTGGGTATGTGTCGTGCGTATTGTGCAGAGTTACTAGA
This portion of the Papaver somniferum cultivar HN1 chromosome 11, ASM357369v1, whole genome shotgun sequence genome encodes:
- the LOC113322798 gene encoding mitochondrial carrier protein MTM1-like, whose amino-acid sequence is MVCSRPSVPPSWMSAAASRVDFEGNVSSMSDSIFTPPPPDPVGAANKNIGADVNLGFGERTFSAAGAAVLSVILVNPLDVAKTRLQAQAAGVTYSNVTEYICARMTAFRTSGMFSDLRCSPSCARAALFGPSFICPPDCFTYKGTLDVFNKIIQQEGIARLWRGTNAGLALAVPTVAIYLPMYDVIRNWMEDLTIRNAPYLTTYVPLVAGSMARSLACISCYPIELAKTRMQAFKEVQGGAKPPGVLKTLQGVLPSSGYSNNMQNLQRYRTLWTGVGAQLARDVPFSAICWSTLEPIRRRLLGLVGDEGNVAGVLGANFAAGFIAGGLAAAATCPLDVVKTRRQIEKDPTRALRMTTRQTLMEVWRDGGMKGLFTGLGPRVARAGPSVGIVVSFYEVVKHVVHHRRANALY